The following are encoded together in the Anaerostipes caccae L1-92 genome:
- a CDS encoding tyrosine-type recombinase/integrase: MALTTCPECAGKVSDRAETCPHCGYPLKKTPRKKPKPNRRRKLPNGFGSITEIRHTDLKNPFYARANCGKDRYNRPILKPLKPEAYFPTYEDAMEALIKYNKGKVDLSKDMTVETLYRLWFAEYEQEVEPVTARGAKSAFSYCRSIYKKSVQSLRIVDIKNCIENGMAIETRGKNKGNPKEASAKTKINMKSTLSMMLDYAKEMEIVDRNCARECNLSKPTVKDAAKAENPHFSFSAAERKTLWQNRDKENVDLLIISCYSGWRPNELCELALEDIDLNNNRMKGGSKTDAGIDRYVPIHPGIKPLLIARYQQAQELGSDRLINVVSRGKIRPITYAIYSTRFHKIINDLGLDKKHRPHDTRDTFATVAKEADVDEYALKYIIGHSITDITERIYTDRKPEWYYKEMCKIVVDKYSTN; this comes from the coding sequence ATGGCACTCACGACTTGCCCGGAATGCGCCGGGAAGGTATCTGACCGGGCGGAAACTTGCCCACACTGCGGATACCCTCTAAAGAAAACACCACGGAAAAAGCCGAAACCGAACCGCAGGCGTAAATTGCCGAACGGTTTTGGCAGCATAACAGAAATACGTCACACAGATCTGAAAAATCCTTTTTACGCTAGAGCCAACTGCGGAAAAGACAGATACAATAGACCGATCCTAAAGCCTCTCAAGCCGGAGGCGTATTTTCCTACCTATGAGGATGCCATGGAGGCTCTTATTAAGTATAACAAGGGCAAGGTGGACTTATCTAAGGATATGACCGTAGAGACCTTATACAGGCTCTGGTTTGCGGAATATGAGCAAGAGGTGGAGCCCGTAACTGCCAGAGGGGCAAAGAGTGCATTTTCTTACTGCCGGTCCATTTATAAGAAGTCTGTGCAATCTCTCCGTATTGTGGACATAAAGAATTGTATCGAAAATGGAATGGCAATAGAGACAAGAGGAAAAAACAAGGGAAATCCTAAAGAGGCATCTGCAAAAACAAAGATAAACATGAAATCTACGCTTTCTATGATGCTGGACTATGCAAAAGAAATGGAGATCGTAGACAGGAATTGTGCCAGGGAGTGTAATCTGTCCAAGCCGACTGTGAAAGATGCGGCGAAAGCAGAAAACCCACACTTCTCTTTCTCTGCTGCCGAACGCAAAACTCTTTGGCAAAATCGGGACAAGGAGAACGTGGACCTACTCATAATTTCTTGTTATTCTGGTTGGCGGCCCAACGAATTATGTGAGCTTGCCTTAGAGGACATAGACCTTAACAATAACCGCATGAAAGGCGGCAGCAAGACAGACGCAGGAATAGACCGGTATGTCCCGATCCACCCAGGGATAAAACCGCTTCTTATTGCTAGGTACCAGCAGGCACAGGAACTTGGCAGCGACCGATTAATTAATGTGGTCTCTCGTGGTAAGATACGTCCGATTACATACGCAATCTATTCAACCCGGTTTCACAAAATTATTAATGATCTGGGCCTTGATAAAAAGCACCGTCCGCACGATACCCGGGATACGTTCGCCACTGTTGCGAAAGAGGCAGACGTAGACGAATATGCCCTGAAATATATAATCGGGCACTCCATTACGGACATAACTGAGCGGATCTACACGGACCGGAAACCGGAGTGGTATTATAAAGAGATGTGTAAAATTGTTGTCGACAAATACTCGACAAATTAA
- a CDS encoding nucleotidyltransferase family protein, translating to MKKPALVILAAGMGSRYGGLKQMDPMDDQGHAIIDYSIYDAKRAGFGKVVFVIKKEIEKDFKETVGSRIPDGMEVCYAFQEVDSLPAGFSVPEGRVKPWGTAHAVLCAKPFIAEPFAVINADDYYGIHGYQAMAQFLMKESSSAKAKFAMVGYHLGNTVTDSGYVSRGICEVDKNHQLVSITERTHIEKRGDHAEFTEDDGNSWTSLPFDTLVSMNFFGFRPMIMDELETGFSKFLSASLKENPLKCEYFIPSVASQLMEEGKATMDVLVSKDQWYGVTYKEDKQHVMDALKTMRSEGLYPEHF from the coding sequence GTGAAAAAACCAGCGTTAGTCATTCTTGCCGCCGGCATGGGCAGCCGATACGGCGGGCTGAAGCAGATGGATCCTATGGATGACCAGGGACATGCAATCATTGATTATTCTATTTATGATGCAAAACGGGCCGGCTTTGGAAAAGTCGTGTTTGTGATAAAAAAAGAGATTGAAAAAGATTTTAAGGAGACAGTGGGTTCCAGGATACCGGACGGAATGGAAGTCTGCTATGCTTTTCAGGAAGTAGACAGCCTTCCTGCCGGCTTCTCTGTCCCGGAAGGCAGGGTAAAACCATGGGGTACTGCCCATGCGGTTCTCTGTGCCAAGCCATTTATTGCGGAACCATTTGCCGTTATCAATGCCGATGATTATTACGGCATACACGGTTATCAGGCTATGGCCCAGTTTCTTATGAAAGAATCTTCTTCCGCCAAAGCAAAATTTGCAATGGTCGGATACCATCTTGGAAATACCGTGACAGACAGCGGATATGTCTCCAGAGGAATCTGTGAGGTAGATAAAAACCATCAGTTAGTCTCTATCACAGAGCGGACTCATATTGAAAAACGCGGGGATCATGCTGAGTTTACGGAAGATGACGGAAACTCATGGACATCCCTCCCGTTTGACACTCTCGTATCAATGAACTTTTTTGGCTTCCGCCCTATGATCATGGATGAATTGGAGACTGGTTTTTCAAAATTCCTCTCTGCTTCCCTAAAAGAAAACCCATTAAAATGTGAATACTTTATTCCAAGCGTGGCCAGCCAGCTGATGGAGGAAGGAAAAGCTACAATGGACGTTCTGGTCTCCAAAGACCAATGGTACGGTGTGACCTATAAGGAAGATAAACAGCATGTCATGGATGCCCTTAAGACCATGAGATCTGAAGGGCTGTATCCGGAACATTTTTAA
- a CDS encoding 3D domain-containing protein, whose protein sequence is MKFLKIAAKKKLLLLAMMAAVVTGALFTGSSSTEAKAKKVQYLGKYKLTAYCGCRKCSGGYGNKTATGRRAKQGRTIAVDKRKIKLGSKVKIKGKTYVAEDVGGGVKGKHIDVYFKSHKKVKQFGRKNNVKVYKIKK, encoded by the coding sequence ATGAAATTTTTAAAAATAGCAGCAAAGAAAAAACTTTTACTGCTTGCCATGATGGCAGCAGTAGTGACGGGTGCACTGTTCACCGGTTCATCATCCACAGAGGCAAAAGCTAAAAAAGTACAGTACTTAGGAAAATATAAATTGACAGCATACTGCGGATGCAGAAAATGCAGCGGAGGATATGGAAACAAAACTGCTACGGGAAGAAGAGCCAAACAGGGGCGTACGATTGCCGTGGATAAGAGAAAGATCAAACTGGGAAGCAAGGTTAAAATTAAGGGTAAAACTTATGTTGCCGAGGATGTAGGCGGCGGAGTAAAAGGAAAACACATTGATGTTTACTTTAAATCCCATAAAAAAGTAAAACAGTTCGGACGTAAGAACAACGTCAAAGTATACAAAATTAAAAAATAA
- a CDS encoding Mrp/NBP35 family ATP-binding protein, producing the protein MSECTHDCSSCGESCSDRTQSQTDFMEPLYKDSSVKKVIGVVSGKGGVGKSLTTALLAVAANRKGLHTGILDGDVTGPSIPQAFGLHERLLGNQEGIILPALTNLGIEVVSVNLMLEEETQPVIWRGPVVADVVKQFWGRTLWRDIDVMFVDMPPGTGEVPLTVFQSVPLDGIVVVATPQDLVGMIVEKAVNMAKMMNIPILGIVENMSYIKCPDCGKEISIFGESHIDGIAEKYQIPVLGKLPIDPKLTKACDEGLIEDVEELYLDGVIETL; encoded by the coding sequence ATGAGTGAGTGTACTCACGACTGCAGCAGCTGCGGGGAAAGCTGTTCTGACAGAACGCAGTCACAGACAGATTTTATGGAACCATTATATAAAGACAGCAGTGTAAAAAAGGTGATCGGAGTAGTGAGCGGCAAGGGAGGTGTGGGGAAATCTTTGACCACAGCCCTGCTTGCGGTGGCGGCAAACAGAAAAGGCCTGCACACAGGTATTCTGGATGGAGACGTGACAGGACCGTCGATTCCCCAGGCTTTTGGTCTGCATGAAAGACTTTTGGGCAATCAGGAAGGGATTATTCTGCCTGCGCTCACAAACTTGGGTATCGAGGTGGTGTCAGTCAACCTGATGCTGGAAGAGGAGACTCAGCCGGTGATTTGGAGAGGTCCGGTAGTGGCCGATGTGGTCAAGCAGTTTTGGGGCAGGACATTATGGCGTGACATCGACGTGATGTTTGTGGATATGCCGCCGGGAACAGGGGAAGTGCCTCTGACAGTATTCCAGTCCGTGCCTCTGGATGGGATCGTTGTGGTAGCTACCCCTCAGGATTTGGTTGGAATGATCGTTGAAAAAGCGGTCAATATGGCTAAGATGATGAACATTCCAATCCTCGGAATCGTGGAAAATATGAGTTACATCAAATGTCCTGACTGCGGAAAAGAGATTTCTATTTTTGGAGAGAGTCATATCGACGGAATTGCCGAAAAGTATCAGATCCCAGTATTAGGAAAACTTCCGATTGATCCGAAACTTACAAAGGCATGTGATGAAGGTTTGATTGAAGATGTAGAGGAACTTTATTTGGACGGAGTGATCGAAACTCTGTAA
- the rpe gene encoding ribulose-phosphate 3-epimerase, with translation MEYILSPSILSADFKTLGDDIKKADAAGAQWVHIDVMDGDFVPNISFGMPVIKSIRSATDKVFDVHLMVEEPGRFIDEFAACGADYITVHAEACTHLGRVIQQIKQKGCKVGVSLNPATSLSVLDYVLDDLDMVLIMSVNPGFGGQSYIEAMDQKIRDLRKMITDRGLDVDIQVDGGVTADNIAHIKDCGANVFVAGSAVFNGDIEQNIKNLFKAMEV, from the coding sequence ATGGAATACATTTTATCGCCGTCGATTTTATCGGCAGATTTCAAGACACTTGGTGACGATATCAAAAAAGCGGACGCTGCTGGGGCACAGTGGGTTCATATTGATGTGATGGACGGAGACTTTGTTCCCAATATTTCATTTGGAATGCCGGTCATCAAGAGCATCCGCAGTGCAACGGACAAAGTATTCGATGTCCATCTGATGGTAGAGGAGCCGGGCAGATTCATTGATGAATTTGCGGCATGCGGGGCAGACTATATTACAGTACATGCAGAGGCGTGCACCCATCTCGGGCGTGTAATCCAGCAGATCAAGCAGAAAGGCTGCAAAGTGGGAGTTTCACTGAATCCTGCAACTTCGCTGAGTGTCCTTGACTATGTGCTGGATGATCTTGATATGGTACTTATCATGTCGGTGAATCCAGGTTTCGGAGGACAGTCTTATATAGAAGCAATGGATCAGAAGATCAGGGATCTGAGAAAAATGATTACAGACAGAGGACTCGATGTGGACATTCAGGTGGACGGAGGAGTGACAGCTGATAATATCGCTCATATCAAAGACTGCGGTGCGAATGTATTCGTAGCCGGATCTGCCGTATTCAACGGAGATATTGAACAAAATATAAAGAATTTATTTAAAGCAATGGAGGTATAG
- a CDS encoding Na/Pi cotransporter family protein codes for MNTTIVMGLLGGLALFLYGMQMMGAGLEAAAGNRMKRILEKLTSNRFLGVAVGAGITAVIQSSSATTVMVVGFVNSGLMTLNQAVWIIMGANIGTTITGQLIALDVGAMAPIFAFAGVAMVLFLKKPKIQYIGQIIAGLGVLFIGMDMMSTAMMPLRDAPAFINLMTKFSNPIVGILAGAGFTALIQSSSASVGILQALAASGLIGFNSAVFVLFGQNIGTCITAILAAIGTGRSAKRTTVIHLLFNIIGTVIFTTVCLTLPLSDFVAAWTPGNAPRQIANMHTLFNLATSFLLIPFGNQLASLAVKILPEKEAEKQKQKHLKYLRSWDAGLDPRIGGAAIHMEEVGKEIRRMLEMAKENVDESFQSFLVGNSHKLKEVEEREEYIDYLNKEISGIISKMMVSETNEKTSELISLYFKMTGNIERIGDHAVNICDYTKIIEEKEIKFSRQARAELKEMKQICHNMFRYFQREIEDTKKWLEDLHEMERFVDTKTQEFYNSHLMRMKRGECNDEACIIYSEMLVDFERIGDHLWNMAKAMREIAEEV; via the coding sequence ATGAATACAACGATTGTAATGGGCCTGCTTGGGGGACTTGCCCTGTTCCTGTACGGAATGCAGATGATGGGTGCGGGACTTGAGGCGGCCGCGGGAAACCGGATGAAACGTATCTTGGAGAAACTGACATCCAACCGATTTCTGGGAGTAGCTGTAGGTGCGGGCATCACGGCTGTCATTCAATCATCTTCGGCTACAACGGTCATGGTTGTGGGATTTGTAAATTCCGGACTGATGACGCTCAATCAGGCGGTTTGGATCATTATGGGAGCCAATATCGGGACAACCATTACCGGACAGCTGATCGCACTTGATGTAGGAGCTATGGCACCGATCTTTGCATTTGCCGGGGTAGCAATGGTATTGTTTCTGAAAAAACCCAAGATTCAGTACATAGGACAGATCATTGCCGGGCTGGGCGTCCTGTTTATCGGTATGGATATGATGAGTACAGCGATGATGCCGCTTAGAGATGCACCTGCATTTATTAATCTTATGACGAAATTCTCGAATCCGATCGTCGGTATTCTTGCAGGAGCGGGATTTACGGCATTAATCCAGTCATCTTCTGCATCCGTAGGTATTCTTCAGGCCCTGGCAGCCAGCGGGCTGATCGGGTTTAACAGTGCAGTGTTTGTATTATTCGGACAAAATATAGGAACATGCATTACTGCGATTCTTGCGGCTATCGGAACAGGGAGAAGCGCAAAACGGACCACAGTGATTCATCTGCTGTTTAACATTATTGGTACAGTCATTTTCACAACAGTGTGTCTGACCCTGCCGCTGAGTGATTTCGTGGCAGCATGGACGCCTGGAAATGCTCCGAGACAGATTGCCAATATGCATACCCTGTTTAATCTTGCCACAAGCTTTCTTCTGATCCCATTTGGAAATCAGCTGGCATCTCTCGCAGTAAAGATTCTGCCGGAAAAGGAGGCAGAAAAACAAAAGCAGAAGCATCTAAAGTACTTAAGAAGCTGGGATGCAGGGCTGGACCCCAGAATTGGAGGTGCTGCCATCCACATGGAGGAAGTGGGAAAGGAAATCCGCAGGATGCTTGAGATGGCAAAGGAAAATGTGGATGAAAGCTTCCAGTCTTTTCTGGTTGGGAACAGCCATAAATTGAAGGAAGTGGAGGAGAGGGAAGAATATATTGATTACCTCAATAAAGAGATCTCAGGGATTATTTCAAAGATGATGGTATCTGAGACGAACGAGAAAACTTCCGAGCTCATCAGTCTGTATTTTAAGATGACAGGAAATATAGAGCGCATCGGGGATCATGCAGTAAATATTTGTGACTATACAAAGATTATCGAAGAAAAAGAGATTAAATTCTCACGTCAGGCAAGAGCAGAGTTAAAGGAGATGAAGCAGATCTGCCACAACATGTTCCGCTATTTTCAGAGAGAGATCGAGGACACAAAGAAATGGCTTGAGGATCTCCATGAGATGGAGCGCTTTGTGGATACGAAAACCCAAGAATTTTACAACAGTCATCTAATGAGGATGAAACGGGGAGAATGTAATGATGAGGCATGTATCATTTATTCCGAAATGCTGGTAGATTTTGAGCGTATCGGTGATCACCTGTGGAACATGGCCAAAGCTATGAGGGAAATTGCAGAGGAAGTTTAG
- a CDS encoding PTS fructose transporter subunit IIC → MKELQIKKHMLTAISYLIPFVCTAGMLMVIGNIAGGNSVEDFTKQLAFPDFLTTIGGTALGFLPIVISTGISFSIADKAGIAPGIILGLLCKDAGFGFLGGLVSGYLVGYLTVYLLKVMKVPRWVAGLLPQLILPLIGSLVVGLVMKYVIGIPINALTNAITNLLVNMQTNAGMIIPFGILVGILSAVDYGGPINKVVFVFACGVMAEGIGGPIAILMQASMIAPFGLTIGYFLSKIMKKDIFSKEEVDNLKSAFVMGCCMITEGSYPIILNDLIRITICTGVGAGVGGAVCAALNVTSKVPTGGLFALPGFNHPQYWLLALLIGSCVFAVLLQFLKRKPVKGNVEIEEKEIDLSSLKIS, encoded by the coding sequence ATGAAAGAATTGCAAATAAAAAAACATATGCTCACGGCAATTTCATATCTGATCCCATTTGTATGTACTGCAGGTATGCTGATGGTGATCGGTAACATTGCAGGAGGAAACTCTGTAGAAGACTTTACAAAACAGCTTGCTTTCCCTGACTTTTTGACAACTATCGGCGGAACTGCACTGGGATTTCTTCCAATCGTTATTTCCACAGGGATATCTTTTAGTATAGCAGATAAAGCCGGTATTGCTCCCGGTATCATCCTTGGACTGCTCTGTAAAGATGCGGGATTTGGTTTTTTAGGAGGGCTGGTCAGTGGTTATCTGGTTGGATATCTAACCGTTTATCTGTTAAAGGTTATGAAAGTACCCAGATGGGTTGCAGGGTTGTTGCCTCAGTTAATCCTTCCTCTGATCGGATCCCTGGTGGTAGGGCTGGTCATGAAATATGTGATCGGAATTCCGATCAATGCGCTGACCAATGCGATTACAAATCTTTTGGTGAATATGCAGACCAATGCGGGAATGATCATCCCGTTTGGAATATTGGTTGGAATATTGTCGGCAGTTGATTACGGCGGCCCGATCAACAAAGTTGTGTTTGTTTTTGCATGCGGTGTTATGGCAGAGGGAATCGGTGGACCCATTGCGATTTTGATGCAGGCATCAATGATAGCGCCGTTTGGCCTGACGATTGGATATTTCTTATCTAAGATCATGAAGAAAGATATTTTTTCTAAGGAAGAAGTGGACAACTTGAAATCAGCATTTGTCATGGGGTGCTGTATGATAACAGAGGGATCTTATCCCATCATTTTAAATGACTTGATTCGGATTACAATTTGTACCGGTGTAGGTGCCGGCGTGGGCGGTGCTGTATGTGCGGCTTTGAACGTTACATCCAAGGTTCCCACGGGAGGGCTCTTTGCACTTCCGGGATTTAACCATCCGCAATACTGGCTTTTGGCATTATTAATCGGTTCCTGTGTATTCGCGGTACTGCTTCAGTTCCTTAAAAGAAAACCTGTCAAAGGAAATGTTGAAATTGAAGAAAAAGAAATTGATTTGTCATCATTAAAGATCAGTTAG
- a CDS encoding PTS fructose transporter subunit IIB, which yields MNIVGVAACTAGIAHTYIAKEKLENAARKRGHKIHMETQGVIGVEDALSSGEIETADVVILATDVSISGKDRFEGKKVVEVPTETVVMSPNKLIEKIEELV from the coding sequence ATGAACATTGTTGGAGTAGCGGCATGTACGGCTGGAATCGCCCATACATATATTGCCAAAGAAAAGCTTGAGAATGCTGCCCGAAAGAGAGGGCACAAGATTCACATGGAAACACAAGGGGTGATCGGAGTTGAGGATGCGTTAAGTTCCGGGGAGATTGAAACAGCTGATGTCGTCATTCTGGCAACGGACGTAAGCATTTCCGGGAAAGATCGGTTTGAGGGAAAAAAGGTGGTAGAAGTGCCTACAGAGACAGTGGTTATGTCTCCGAATAAATTAATAGAAAAGATAGAGGAGCTTGTATAA
- a CDS encoding PTS sugar transporter subunit IIA produces the protein MDIKSVLDDRVIRSDLFAVNKEDALEKMTEMLQKAGYVDDAAGFIADVMQRESLGCTGIGNYVAIPHGKSPSVSKVGIAIVKLQNEIEWETNDGRGVRVIFLFAVGTDNENAMQHLKLLAQVAGKLGNDEVVEKLLNAGSVEEIKTIFE, from the coding sequence ATGGATATTAAGAGTGTTTTAGACGACAGAGTGATCCGTTCCGATCTTTTCGCAGTCAATAAGGAAGATGCGCTGGAAAAAATGACAGAAATGCTGCAAAAGGCAGGATATGTTGATGATGCAGCCGGATTTATTGCAGATGTTATGCAAAGAGAAAGTCTGGGTTGTACAGGGATTGGGAATTATGTGGCCATCCCCCATGGAAAAAGTCCGTCCGTATCGAAAGTTGGGATCGCCATCGTAAAGCTTCAGAATGAGATTGAGTGGGAAACCAATGATGGAAGAGGAGTCAGAGTCATCTTTTTGTTCGCAGTTGGAACTGATAATGAGAATGCTATGCAGCATTTAAAACTGCTTGCACAAGTAGCAGGAAAACTGGGAAATGACGAAGTTGTTGAAAAACTCTTAAATGCAGGTTCTGTTGAAGAGATCAAAACGATATTTGAATAA
- a CDS encoding ketose-bisphosphate aldolase: MLLNMKDLLAVANEKNFAVPAFNIGTGQILNAVVECCEEKQAPVILAIHPNELEFQGDSFIEMCKDKANKSRVPMCIHLDHGETMEQVQRAIRCGFTSVMIDASSKSFEDNISITKEVIKVAHPLGVSVEAELGTIGDIKEDSGNREIGAKEIVFTQPKDAKKFVEETGCDTLAIAIGTAHGIYPKNFVPHLEQKLLTEIKNIVSIPLVLHGGSANPDSEIAEAVKRGVNKINISSDIKDAFYQQTRKTLADDAVIREPFDLYVESIAAMKKVVNQKIDLFDDADKMKYYKL; the protein is encoded by the coding sequence ATGTTATTGAACATGAAAGATTTATTGGCAGTCGCGAATGAAAAGAATTTCGCTGTACCGGCATTTAATATTGGTACCGGACAGATTTTGAACGCAGTTGTTGAATGCTGTGAGGAAAAGCAGGCGCCCGTTATTCTGGCGATTCATCCGAATGAATTGGAATTTCAGGGCGACAGCTTTATTGAAATGTGTAAGGACAAGGCTAACAAATCCCGTGTTCCTATGTGTATCCATTTAGATCACGGGGAGACGATGGAGCAAGTACAGAGAGCTATCCGCTGTGGATTTACTTCTGTTATGATTGATGCATCAAGCAAATCATTTGAAGATAATATTTCCATTACAAAAGAGGTGATTAAAGTCGCCCACCCGTTAGGCGTATCTGTAGAAGCTGAGCTTGGAACCATCGGGGATATCAAAGAGGATTCAGGAAACCGTGAGATCGGAGCAAAAGAGATCGTATTTACACAGCCGAAAGACGCAAAGAAATTTGTTGAGGAAACAGGATGCGATACTCTGGCCATTGCAATTGGTACGGCTCATGGCATTTATCCGAAAAATTTTGTGCCACACTTGGAGCAGAAATTGCTGACGGAGATCAAAAATATAGTTTCTATTCCATTGGTACTTCACGGAGGTTCAGCAAACCCGGATTCAGAAATTGCAGAAGCAGTAAAACGGGGAGTAAATAAAATTAATATATCTTCTGATATTAAAGATGCTTTTTATCAGCAGACAAGAAAAACTTTGGCGGATGATGCTGTCATCAGAGAACCTTTCGATCTGTATGTAGAAAGTATTGCTGCCATGAAGAAGGTTGTAAATCAAAAAATCGACTTGTTTGATGATGCGGATAAAATGAAATATTACAAATTATAA
- a CDS encoding sugar phosphate isomerase/epimerase family protein, whose product MKNKFGVDSFIWTESFSKKDLWIIPKAKELGFEVIDFAISNPFTFPVEKVKAELERVGIDCVCTTTLTPETNPISPDAEIRAAGVKAMKKCVDICNELGAPILGGVNYAGWGYLTKKPRTEEEWNWGVECMREVAEYAKQTGDVTICVECVNRFETHFLNIAEDAVAFCKDVGTGNVKVHLDCFHMIREEKSFAGAVKTCGKEYLGYIHVNENDRGIPGTGLVPFKEFFNALVEIGYDGPLVIESFDPSFEELSGNCAIWRKLADTGEELAIEGLKNLKAIAAEI is encoded by the coding sequence ATGAAAAATAAATTCGGAGTTGACAGTTTTATTTGGACTGAATCCTTTTCTAAAAAAGATTTATGGATCATCCCCAAGGCAAAAGAACTGGGATTTGAAGTCATCGACTTTGCGATCTCCAACCCATTCACATTCCCTGTAGAGAAAGTGAAGGCAGAGCTAGAGAGAGTGGGAATCGACTGTGTCTGCACTACCACGCTGACACCTGAAACCAATCCGATTTCTCCGGATGCCGAGATCCGTGCGGCAGGCGTAAAAGCCATGAAAAAATGTGTGGATATCTGCAACGAACTGGGTGCACCGATCTTAGGCGGTGTAAATTATGCAGGCTGGGGATATCTGACGAAGAAGCCAAGGACCGAGGAAGAGTGGAACTGGGGCGTAGAGTGCATGAGGGAAGTTGCCGAGTACGCAAAGCAAACCGGAGATGTTACCATCTGTGTGGAATGTGTCAACAGATTTGAAACCCACTTCTTAAACATTGCGGAAGATGCAGTGGCCTTCTGTAAGGATGTTGGAACAGGAAATGTCAAGGTTCATCTCGACTGCTTCCATATGATCAGAGAAGAAAAGAGCTTTGCAGGGGCAGTAAAGACCTGCGGCAAAGAATATCTCGGATACATTCATGTCAATGAAAACGACAGAGGTATTCCTGGAACAGGGCTTGTACCGTTTAAAGAATTTTTCAATGCATTAGTAGAGATCGGGTATGACGGACCTTTGGTGATCGAATCTTTTGATCCGAGCTTTGAAGAACTGTCCGGCAACTGTGCGATCTGGAGAAAACTTGCCGATACTGGAGAAGAACTTGCGATTGAAGGGCTGAAAAATCTGAAAGCCATCGCTGCTGAGATATAG
- a CDS encoding dihydroxyacetone kinase subunit DhaK, with amino-acid sequence MNRIVNNPDYAVEDMLKGFVKTHKDIVAPTEDPRVLKYKDAPVEGKVGIVTGGGSGHKPAFIGYIGKNMCDAVAVGEIFSSPTAKAFLDAMKEADSGKGVACLYGNYAGDNMNVKMAMRKAKKLGIEVKTVVANDDCASAPKDELEKRRGVAGEVLMWKVGGAKASMGADLDGVIAAAQKAIDNTRSVGIGTAPCTIPAVGHPNFEIKDGTMEVGIGHHGEPGINVQPLKTASEIADEMLDIILPDLPFAEGDEVVVLLSGLGATPVMEQYIVYDRVEEVLAEKGISVHKAYVGNYFTSLEMMGVTLTVMKLDDELKECIDMPCDSVGLKQLQGTDMRIQNELYSYSCWRG; translated from the coding sequence ATGAATCGAATTGTAAACAATCCTGATTACGCTGTTGAGGATATGCTGAAAGGATTTGTAAAGACACATAAAGATATTGTGGCACCTACGGAAGATCCTCGTGTCCTGAAATATAAGGATGCACCAGTGGAAGGAAAGGTAGGAATCGTCACCGGGGGTGGCTCCGGGCATAAACCTGCATTCATCGGTTATATCGGTAAGAATATGTGTGATGCAGTAGCCGTGGGAGAAATTTTCTCATCACCGACTGCAAAGGCTTTCTTAGATGCCATGAAAGAGGCTGATTCCGGAAAAGGTGTTGCGTGCCTTTACGGAAACTATGCAGGCGATAACATGAACGTCAAGATGGCTATGAGAAAAGCAAAGAAGCTTGGAATTGAAGTAAAGACTGTTGTGGCAAATGATGACTGTGCGTCTGCACCGAAAGATGAACTGGAAAAACGCCGCGGTGTTGCGGGCGAAGTGCTCATGTGGAAAGTCGGGGGAGCGAAGGCTTCTATGGGTGCTGATCTGGACGGAGTCATCGCAGCGGCACAGAAAGCGATCGACAACACGAGATCCGTAGGAATCGGAACTGCACCGTGTACCATCCCTGCTGTGGGGCATCCGAACTTTGAGATCAAGGACGGAACGATGGAAGTTGGAATCGGACACCACGGGGAGCCGGGAATCAATGTACAGCCATTAAAGACTGCAAGTGAGATCGCAGACGAGATGCTGGATATTATCCTTCCGGACCTGCCGTTTGCAGAGGGAGACGAAGTGGTAGTGCTTCTGTCAGGCCTGGGGGCAACTCCGGTGATGGAACAGTACATCGTCTATGACCGTGTGGAAGAAGTTCTCGCAGAAAAAGGAATCAGTGTTCACAAGGCATATGTGGGTAATTACTTTACTTCCCTTGAGATGATGGGTGTGACACTTACTGTGATGAAGCTTGACGATGAACTGAAGGAATGCATCGACATGCCCTGCGACTCTGTCGGTTTAAAACAGCTGCAGGGAACTGACATGAGAATCCAGAATGAACTGTACAGCTATTCCTGTTGGCGAGGATAA